The genomic stretch ACAAGGAGATTGAACTGGTGATCGAGGAGGGCGTCGGCGATCGGAAGATTGTCGTAATCCGCGGCGATCGACGCTAGCACGGCGACGGGCAGGCACCCTGTGCCGGTCGCGCACCGCGCGATCAACCGATCAGAGGCGCGGACCTAGAACGGGTAACCGCTGCCGCTACCAAGGATGGGCTGGTTGGCGGCATGGCGTGACTCGTTCGCGCTGGTCACTCGGATCGCCGGTTGATCCTTGAACGGGCACACGTTTTCGCAGATGCCACAGCCCGTGCAATGCGCCGGGTCCACGTGCGGGCGCAGCAGCTCGGTGGGCACGCCGTCGCGACCGGTTACAGTCACGGGTGCGAAGTAAATGGCCTTGTCCGGCACCGGGCAGTGCTCCTCGCATACCATGCAGTTTCTGCCGTATGCATACGGCAGGCATCGCCCGACATCGAACGCTGCCAACCCAAGGCGTACGGCCTTCTTCTCGGCCAAAGGTAATGGTCTGATCGCGGCTGTCGGACAGACCTGACCACAGGCATTGCACTCGTAGTCGCAGTAACCGATCCGGGGAACCAGGCGCGGCGTGAACAGCCCGTCCAACCCGGCCTCGAACAGCGTGGGGTGCAAGCCACCTGTCGGACAGACCTTCATGCACAGCCCGCAAGCCGTGCAGCGCGCCAGGAAGTCCGCCTCATCCGCCGCCCCTGGCGGTCGCAGCAAGAGTGGGTGAAAGGTTGCCCCGCGCGCTTGCGGCGACGCGCGCAACACCATCGCCGCGACCACGCCACCCGCAGCGGCCTCCAACATACCACGCCGGGACAAGTTGACCCGCTCCGGCGCCAGGCCGTGCCGCCATGGCAACTCCCAGCGAAACTTCAACCCCCCGGCCGCACAGGCGGAAGTGCAATTCAGACAGCCCAAGCACTCCTGCGGTTTCCAGCCGGTGCCCGGGCCGGTGCTGGCGGCGCCGTGGCACGTCAGGCCGCACAAGTCGCACTGGTTGCACGCACCCGTATCGAGTTTGCGCACGAGCCACGGGCGCCAAGCGAGCAACCCGAGCAGCGCTCCGAGCGGACAAATATAGCGACACCAGAAGCGGCGCTGCACGAAGTTGAGACCGGTGATGAAAAGGAAGAACCCCAGCACGAAGCCGGAATTCGGGAAGGACTGCTGCTGTTTCACAAACAGCAAGTCACGCACGGTGCGGTACACCGGCTCAGTGACGGACGTCACGCGCCACGTGCCGACA from Phycisphaerales bacterium encodes the following:
- a CDS encoding 4Fe-4S binding protein — translated: MSRFRVRTPTVRLRRTVQLLVLALFLAVVLAARPQPGQRLPVWLESFFHLDPLIPVVTGLAAHAVQWAFLLSVVTVVVTVLLGRVFCGWFCPLGTVHTLVGRLFERWRPARQREHWHRGQLAKYYVLAALLVLALFGVQWLVLLDPLVILYRTLTVALWPAAQGGVESTATAIYQADPGVGTWRVTSVTEPVYRTVRDLLFVKQQQSFPNSGFVLGFFLFITGLNFVQRRFWCRYICPLGALLGLLAWRPWLVRKLDTGACNQCDLCGLTCHGAASTGPGTGWKPQECLGCLNCTSACAAGGLKFRWELPWRHGLAPERVNLSRRGMLEAAAGGVVAAMVLRASPQARGATFHPLLLRPPGAADEADFLARCTACGLCMKVCPTGGLHPTLFEAGLDGLFTPRLVPRIGYCDYECNACGQVCPTAAIRPLPLAEKKAVRLGLAAFDVGRCLPYAYGRNCMVCEEHCPVPDKAIYFAPVTVTGRDGVPTELLRPHVDPAHCTGCGICENVCPFKDQPAIRVTSANESRHAANQPILGSGSGYPF